The Pseudofrankia inefficax genome window below encodes:
- a CDS encoding DUF4234 domain-containing protein, with protein MLGKRRNPFAAWLGLPLITLGIYGLVWVYKTNRELSQYDRRITVNPVMSVLACTLGVVLIVPPFVAAWRLGTRTAQAQRAAGVPELSTGVAFLLFLVGFGPLYLQSEINKIWARYPVAVEGQQVPLAP; from the coding sequence GTGTTGGGCAAGCGCCGCAACCCGTTCGCCGCCTGGCTCGGCCTTCCGCTGATCACGCTCGGGATCTACGGCCTGGTGTGGGTCTACAAGACCAACCGCGAGCTGAGCCAGTACGACCGGCGGATCACGGTCAACCCGGTGATGTCGGTGTTGGCGTGCACGCTCGGCGTCGTCCTGATCGTTCCGCCGTTCGTCGCGGCCTGGCGGCTGGGCACGCGCACGGCCCAGGCGCAGCGGGCGGCGGGGGTGCCCGAGCTGAGCACCGGGGTCGCGTTCCTGCTGTTCCTGGTCGGCTTCGGCCCGCTGTACCTGCAGTCGGAGATCAACAAGATCTGGGCGCGCTACCCCGTCGCCGTCGAA
- a CDS encoding peroxiredoxin yields MTVEVGAAAPDFSLKDQNNEVVTLSQFKGKRNVVLIFYPLTFTGVCQGELCSVRDDLGSFQNDDVQVLAVSVDSAFAHKVWATEQGYEFPLLADFWPHGEVAKSYGIFDEAKGIAVRGTFVIDKEGVVRWKVVNAIPDARDQAEYLKALAAL; encoded by the coding sequence GTGACCGTCGAGGTAGGCGCCGCCGCCCCCGACTTCTCGCTCAAGGACCAGAACAACGAGGTCGTCACCCTCTCGCAGTTCAAGGGGAAGCGCAACGTCGTCCTGATCTTCTACCCGCTGACCTTCACGGGCGTCTGCCAGGGCGAGCTGTGCTCCGTCCGGGACGACCTGGGCTCGTTCCAGAACGACGACGTCCAGGTGCTCGCCGTCTCCGTCGACTCGGCCTTCGCGCACAAGGTGTGGGCGACCGAGCAGGGCTACGAGTTCCCGCTGCTGGCCGACTTCTGGCCGCATGGCGAGGTCGCGAAGTCCTACGGCATCTTCGACGAGGCGAAGGGCATCGCCGTGCGCGGCACCTTCGTCATCGACAAGGAGGGCGTCGTGCGCTGGAAGGTCGTCAACGCGATCCCCGACGCCCGCGACCAGGCCGAGTACCTCAAGGCGCTCGCCGCCCTGTAG
- a CDS encoding ATP-binding protein: MSRYVPRLIDQELQDVIATHPAVLVVGPRACGKTTTTRRLCRSMLRLDVPAQAAVVRADPDVALRGLDEPILIDEWQLVPEVLGAVKRAVDDDPRPGRFVLTGSSQADLTASGWPATGRIVRLTMYPLVGRERHGDPTAPPLIDRIVAEGVTSLANPAPEWDLASYVDEALTSGWPEALNAPTGRSRDRWLTGYVDHLATREAPALGVARDPLRMRRYLQAIAANTAGVPTHKLLYDAAGINRETAAAYDNLLDTLMITSRVPAWAGNRTLRATRLPKRYVIDPGLLGPLLRIDQRRALRDGDLLGRAIDTLVAAQLRAECALSVIGADLYHFRDPAGRHEVDLLVETRDGQLVAIEIKASAAPSLNDARHLVWLQEQTETRLAAGLLIHTGPRMFQLTDRITAVPIASLWASAET; encoded by the coding sequence GTGAGCAGGTACGTTCCTCGCCTGATCGACCAGGAGCTGCAGGATGTGATCGCCACGCATCCCGCCGTCCTCGTGGTCGGTCCCCGCGCCTGCGGCAAGACCACTACCACCCGACGACTCTGCCGATCGATGCTCCGCCTGGACGTGCCCGCGCAGGCCGCCGTCGTCCGCGCCGACCCCGACGTCGCGCTGCGCGGGCTCGACGAGCCCATCCTGATCGATGAGTGGCAGCTGGTTCCCGAGGTCCTGGGCGCGGTCAAGCGCGCTGTGGACGACGATCCTCGACCGGGTCGATTTGTACTGACTGGTTCCTCGCAGGCGGATCTGACCGCGTCCGGCTGGCCCGCGACGGGCCGGATCGTCCGGCTGACCATGTATCCGCTCGTCGGTCGCGAGCGACATGGCGACCCGACGGCTCCGCCGCTGATTGACCGCATAGTTGCCGAAGGCGTCACGAGCCTCGCCAATCCGGCTCCTGAGTGGGATTTGGCCAGCTATGTGGACGAGGCATTGACCAGCGGCTGGCCTGAAGCTCTCAACGCTCCCACGGGACGGTCCCGCGATCGATGGCTGACCGGCTATGTAGATCACCTCGCGACCCGAGAGGCGCCGGCTCTCGGAGTCGCCCGGGATCCTCTCCGAATGCGACGCTATCTCCAAGCGATCGCCGCCAACACTGCCGGAGTGCCGACCCATAAACTCCTGTACGACGCTGCGGGAATCAACCGAGAGACAGCCGCAGCCTATGACAATCTCCTCGACACCCTCATGATTACCTCGCGTGTGCCCGCTTGGGCGGGAAATCGCACTCTGCGGGCGACCCGGCTTCCTAAGCGATATGTCATCGACCCTGGCCTGCTCGGTCCGCTCCTGCGGATCGACCAACGCCGAGCGCTACGTGACGGCGACCTCCTTGGCCGCGCCATCGACACCCTCGTCGCCGCCCAACTCCGTGCCGAGTGCGCTCTCAGCGTCATAGGAGCCGATCTTTACCACTTCCGCGACCCGGCAGGCCGACACGAAGTCGACCTCCTCGTCGAAACGCGCGACGGCCAGCTCGTCGCCATCGAGATAAAGGCATCCGCAGCACCCTCGCTGAACGATGCACGCCACCTCGTCTGGCTTCAGGAACAGACAGAAACCAGGCTCGCGGCCGGTCTCCTCATCCATACGGGCCCACGCATGTTCCAGCTGACGGACCGGATCACGGCAGTACCCATCGCCAGCCTGTGGGCATCCGCAGAAACCTGA
- a CDS encoding type II toxin-antitoxin system RelE/ParE family toxin gives MSAGLSPRWTIKTTREVRDWLRALRQADPVTYRSVNVAIDMLADAGPALGRPVVDTLAGSEIKNLKELRPRSGRTVAIRILFVFDPWSQAVLLIAGNKAGDWTGWYETAIPVAEAAYDGWLAAERKRRGGS, from the coding sequence GTGTCCGCAGGCTTGTCCCCTCGGTGGACGATCAAGACGACTCGTGAGGTGCGGGACTGGCTGCGCGCGCTGCGGCAGGCTGATCCGGTTACCTACCGATCGGTGAACGTGGCGATCGACATGCTCGCCGATGCGGGTCCGGCCCTTGGCCGGCCGGTCGTCGATACGTTGGCCGGTTCGGAGATCAAAAATCTCAAGGAGCTACGGCCGCGGTCAGGTCGCACAGTGGCGATCCGGATTCTCTTTGTCTTCGACCCGTGGTCGCAGGCTGTGTTGCTGATTGCGGGCAACAAGGCTGGTGACTGGACGGGCTGGTACGAAACTGCGATCCCGGTTGCCGAGGCGGCGTATGACGGATGGCTAGCGGCCGAGAGGAAGCGGAGGGGCGGCTCGTGA
- a CDS encoding transcriptional regulator — protein sequence MTEFYDWDDLRAELHDGDDEALAAERARTEAWISAFHLAEERTRLGLTQRQVAESMGVSPGRVSQIENGDLDANEVATLSRYARALGARLRIIFDYGNELHQIA from the coding sequence GTGACTGAGTTCTATGACTGGGACGACCTTCGCGCCGAGTTGCACGACGGCGACGATGAAGCGCTGGCTGCGGAGCGAGCCCGTACAGAGGCTTGGATCAGTGCGTTTCACCTGGCTGAGGAGCGCACACGACTCGGTCTCACACAGCGGCAGGTAGCCGAGTCCATGGGTGTGTCTCCCGGCCGGGTCAGCCAGATCGAAAACGGCGACCTCGACGCCAACGAGGTCGCCACCCTGAGCCGGTATGCGCGGGCACTTGGAGCCCGACTACGGATCATCTTCGACTACGGGAACGAACTGCACCAAATTGCCTGA
- a CDS encoding TetR/AcrR family transcriptional regulator yields the protein MEPGRTRTPPRQRATLVNTRSRETRQALTRAALRLWSEGDFDEAYQASTAADIAQAAGVSKGTFYFHFANKEAILLEMSSATIQAMIDQVEAGAARGLPLRALSEQVMASMARRIVRAPRAAALRAGGLGFAVRGDEGNLASPRLSVAFDALLRYGKEHGDLNAELDVEEGAAMMTAVTMEAIIRWGAGDHSASWLSRTLRDRVEVILHGISHKHDV from the coding sequence ATGGAACCCGGCCGAACGCGCACCCCGCCGCGCCAGCGGGCGACGCTCGTCAACACGCGGTCACGGGAGACTCGGCAGGCCCTCACCCGTGCCGCCCTTCGCCTGTGGAGCGAGGGCGACTTCGACGAGGCGTACCAGGCGAGCACCGCGGCCGATATCGCGCAGGCCGCCGGGGTCAGCAAGGGAACGTTCTATTTCCATTTCGCCAACAAAGAGGCGATCCTCCTCGAGATGAGTTCGGCGACCATCCAGGCGATGATCGACCAGGTCGAGGCGGGTGCCGCGCGAGGCCTCCCGCTTCGCGCGTTGAGCGAGCAGGTCATGGCCTCAATGGCGCGACGTATCGTCCGGGCTCCCAGGGCGGCCGCATTGCGGGCGGGCGGCCTCGGCTTCGCCGTGCGGGGCGACGAGGGGAACCTGGCGAGTCCTCGGCTGAGCGTCGCCTTTGACGCGCTCCTTCGCTACGGCAAAGAACACGGCGACCTGAACGCCGAGCTCGACGTCGAAGAGGGCGCCGCCATGATGACCGCCGTGACGATGGAGGCGATCATCCGCTGGGGAGCGGGCGACCACTCCGCCTCCTGGCTGAGCCGCACACTGCGCGACCGCGTGGAGGTCATCCTGCACGGCATCAGCCACAAGCACGACGTATAG
- a CDS encoding SDR family NAD(P)-dependent oxidoreductase, protein MQRQAELDLTGKVVIITGASRGVGRQAAQSFARRGANVVLAARTVEPDRSLPGTLNETLTEIENLGGSAIAVQTDLASEADLKHLVDAAVDRFGGVDVLINNAAATTGDIWSKRFLELTREDWLYQFDVNLHAPFTLMQLVTPIMESRGGGRILNLSTGSGEVFRQPEELPKLESIGEFSLAVPGYYSSKRALDRLGNVLAPELSRKNIAVIGLHPGLVATELVAIRVRDAGLDDTVAVPMEVPARMLAYFAACADPMEYTGRLFWAERELKEFGLDLDERPVTA, encoded by the coding sequence ATGCAGCGACAGGCTGAGCTGGACCTGACCGGCAAGGTTGTGATCATCACGGGGGCCAGTCGGGGGGTCGGGCGGCAGGCCGCCCAGTCGTTCGCCCGCCGGGGCGCGAACGTGGTCCTGGCCGCGCGCACGGTCGAGCCGGACAGAAGCCTTCCCGGCACCCTGAACGAGACCCTGACCGAAATCGAGAACCTCGGCGGCAGCGCGATCGCCGTGCAGACCGATCTGGCCAGCGAGGCGGATCTCAAGCACCTCGTCGACGCGGCCGTCGACCGGTTCGGCGGTGTCGACGTTCTCATCAACAACGCGGCGGCCACGACCGGCGACATCTGGTCCAAGCGATTCCTGGAGCTGACGCGCGAGGACTGGCTGTACCAGTTCGACGTCAACCTGCACGCGCCCTTCACGCTCATGCAGTTGGTGACCCCGATCATGGAGAGCCGGGGCGGCGGGCGAATCCTGAACCTCAGCACCGGCAGCGGCGAGGTGTTCCGCCAGCCGGAGGAGCTTCCCAAGCTGGAGAGCATCGGCGAGTTCAGCCTCGCCGTGCCCGGCTATTACTCCAGCAAGCGGGCGCTCGACCGGCTCGGCAATGTGCTCGCACCCGAGCTGTCGCGCAAGAACATCGCCGTGATCGGCCTGCACCCGGGCCTGGTCGCCACCGAGCTCGTCGCGATCCGGGTCAGGGATGCCGGCCTCGACGACACCGTGGCCGTGCCGATGGAGGTCCCTGCCCGCATGCTGGCGTATTTCGCCGCGTGCGCCGATCCCATGGAGTACACCGGCCGGCTGTTCTGGGCCGAACGTGAGCTGAAGGAGTTCGGGCTCGACCTGGACGAGCGTCCCGTGACCGCCTGA
- a CDS encoding DUF3558 domain-containing protein has product MASPAVAVVVALGLAGCGSSNGDSASPAPSSVAATSSTAGGQNGSSSGGTTASATPASAHQATDPCALVSRQEAEQLAGTSLNNAVAQPGACTYTAPPSGPTAQVEVFTGETAKSYLAAERGIGHQLQPLPGIGDEAYVEDYAVFVNKHDVWVSIDLTRSNDPAANRGPLESLARTVASRL; this is encoded by the coding sequence GTGGCATCGCCCGCGGTCGCGGTCGTCGTGGCGCTCGGCCTGGCCGGCTGCGGCAGCTCGAACGGGGATTCGGCGTCGCCGGCGCCCTCGTCGGTGGCCGCCACCTCATCGACCGCGGGCGGCCAGAACGGCTCATCGTCCGGCGGGACCACGGCCAGCGCGACGCCGGCCTCCGCCCATCAGGCCACCGATCCCTGCGCGCTCGTGTCGCGGCAGGAAGCCGAGCAGCTTGCCGGCACGTCGCTCAACAACGCCGTGGCGCAGCCGGGAGCGTGCACCTATACCGCTCCGCCCAGCGGGCCGACCGCGCAGGTCGAGGTCTTCACCGGCGAGACCGCCAAGAGCTATCTCGCCGCCGAGCGCGGTATCGGCCACCAGCTGCAGCCACTGCCCGGCATCGGTGACGAGGCCTATGTCGAGGACTACGCGGTCTTCGTGAACAAGCACGACGTCTGGGTATCGATCGACCTGACCCGGAGCAACGACCCGGCCGCGAACCGTGGACCCCTCGAGAGCCTGGCGCGCACGGTGGCCAGCCGCCTCTGA
- a CDS encoding VOC family protein yields MDEQVFTSSVHYRDPKAALAWLERVFGFEVTMAIDGPPEAPEMCHYEMSCAGAGRIMVGAEWAEWIRSPAGRGGSNSQVVHVMLPGGLDEHCERARAAGAEIAAEPTDQFYGDRVYRAVDLEGHRWTFSAHVRDVTRSEAEAALGQPIMATDWQ; encoded by the coding sequence ATGGACGAACAGGTGTTCACGTCGAGCGTGCACTACAGGGACCCGAAGGCGGCGCTTGCCTGGCTGGAGCGGGTGTTCGGGTTCGAGGTCACGATGGCCATCGACGGCCCGCCCGAGGCGCCCGAGATGTGCCACTACGAGATGAGCTGCGCCGGCGCGGGGCGGATCATGGTCGGTGCCGAGTGGGCCGAGTGGATCCGCAGCCCGGCCGGCCGCGGCGGGTCCAACAGCCAGGTGGTGCACGTGATGCTGCCGGGCGGCCTCGACGAGCACTGCGAGCGGGCCCGGGCGGCCGGCGCGGAGATCGCCGCCGAGCCGACGGACCAGTTCTACGGGGACCGGGTCTACCGGGCCGTCGATCTCGAGGGGCATCGCTGGACCTTCTCGGCCCACGTCCGCGACGTCACCCGCTCCGAGGCCGAGGCCGCTCTCGGGCAGCCGATCATGGCGACTGACTGGCAGTGA
- a CDS encoding ArsR/SmtB family transcription factor: protein MSEPAAAGGLDGTLSALADPVRRRAVELLAAGPRRAGELAAALDTTPSTMSKHLRVLRQCGLVAETHPEFDARVRIYTLRSAPMTELRRWIDTAEQAWAGQLTAFAAHLERDLRAETDLPADRDLRAESDQPAGRDRPSEGRAG, encoded by the coding sequence GTGAGCGAGCCCGCGGCCGCCGGCGGTCTCGACGGGACGCTGTCCGCGCTGGCCGACCCGGTCCGGCGCCGGGCCGTCGAGCTGCTCGCGGCGGGACCACGCCGGGCTGGCGAGCTCGCGGCGGCGCTCGACACCACGCCGTCGACGATGAGCAAGCATCTGCGGGTACTGCGCCAGTGCGGTCTGGTCGCCGAGACGCACCCCGAATTTGACGCCCGGGTCCGGATCTACACGCTTCGCTCGGCCCCAATGACCGAGCTGCGCCGCTGGATCGACACCGCCGAGCAGGCCTGGGCGGGACAGCTCACGGCCTTCGCCGCGCATCTTGAACGCGACCTGCGCGCGGAGACCGACCTGCCGGCCGACCGCGATCTGCGTGCCGAGAGCGACCAGCCAGCCGGCCGTGACCGGCCCTCCGAGGGGCGGGCGGGGTGA
- a CDS encoding SRPBCC domain-containing protein — MTEGSRVLVALRVPVTAARAFDAFTAEIGQWWQPNGLFQFTAGRTGTLAFEPGPAGRLVETYPDGSVFVIGHIRDWDPPHRLVLSWRHASFSADQETELHVRFDEIRDGRAGGVTQTRVTVEHFGWDRIPPEHAARHGFPLATFQQRFAQWWQTLLRSLGGVAGGGL; from the coding sequence GTGACGGAGGGGTCGCGGGTTCTGGTGGCGTTGCGGGTGCCGGTCACCGCGGCGCGGGCCTTCGACGCGTTCACGGCGGAGATCGGCCAGTGGTGGCAGCCCAACGGCCTGTTCCAGTTCACCGCGGGCCGCACCGGAACGCTCGCGTTCGAGCCCGGCCCCGCCGGCCGGCTCGTCGAGACCTATCCCGACGGCAGCGTGTTCGTCATCGGCCACATCCGCGACTGGGACCCACCCCACCGCCTGGTGCTCAGCTGGCGTCATGCCAGTTTCTCCGCCGACCAGGAGACCGAGCTGCACGTGCGGTTCGACGAGATCCGCGACGGCCGCGCCGGTGGAGTGACCCAGACCCGTGTCACCGTCGAGCACTTCGGCTGGGACCGGATCCCGCCCGAGCATGCCGCGCGGCACGGTTTCCCGCTCGCGACCTTCCAGCAGCGCTTCGCGCAGTGGTGGCAGACGCTGCTGCGCTCGCTCGGTGGTGTCGCCGGCGGGGGTCTCTGA